A window from Dromaius novaehollandiae isolate bDroNov1 chromosome 1, bDroNov1.hap1, whole genome shotgun sequence encodes these proteins:
- the LOC112986829 gene encoding C-type lectin domain family 7 member A-like isoform X7, whose protein sequence is MSHSQATLPFSQQQGTKKGAEGGKRMSENLTYAGLNVAELNRSRLQKDTDIPGCVYAEVKVKSLDTSAVASYKAHGPTGQADMINSKDGRRGKSCFSRTCVAVLIAMIVFLLLALGLGLILMFLRTQKPPAEQESPIGSMSEERALPNTGSPPHSETFSTTSEETIGCPSGWIRNRKKCYFFSQSRVIKDWDTYRQECKEIDSDLVIINNREELI, encoded by the exons ATGAGTCATTCTCAAGCTACACTACCATTTTCACAGCAACAAGGAACAAaaaagggagcagagggagggaaaaggatgTCAGAAAATCTCACTTATGCTGGCTTGAATGTGGCTGAATTAAACAGGTCAAGACTACAGAAGGACACTGATATCCCAG gTTGTGTATATGCAGAAGTGAAAGTTAAATCCCTAGACACAAGTGCTGTAGCTAGCTACAAGGCACATG GTCCCACTGGTCAAGCAGACATGATAAACAGCAAAGACGGCAGAAGGG gtaaaagctgtttctccagaacATGTGTTGCTGTATTGATTGCTATGATAGtgttcctcctcctggccttaGGGTTGGGGCTGATACTGATGT ttttaaggACTCAGAAGCCTCCTGCAGAACAAGAATCTCCCATAGGCAGTATGTCAGAAGAAAGAG CCCTTCCAAACACAGGCAGCCCACCTCACTCAGAAACATTTTCTACCACCTCTGAAGAGACGATAG GCTGCCCCTCAGGTTGGAtaagaaacaggaagaaatgcTACTTCTTTTCTCAGAGCAGGGTCATAAAAGACTGGGACACCTACCGCCAGGAATGTAAGGAAATAGATTCAGACCTGGTGATCATCAACAACAGGGAAGAACTG